The following are encoded in a window of uncultured Sphaerochaeta sp. genomic DNA:
- a CDS encoding DMT family transporter encodes MDKTIVVLPKARILGHLAVISTMTFWAVTFVSTKLLLVAFTPAQILMVRSLLGLVLLFLINPRSVGYSSRKDRILVAAAGTMGIFLYYYLENTALVYTSASNVGVIVATAPFFTLMATHFFLKEDSLKKNYFLGFAISMAGIILLTVGDGTTLDINPFGDFLALVAIMMWGLYTVLTRLVARRGYSNLLVTRDMFFYALIIQVVVLLIEGKPFDFQAMVTAPYLYHLLFLGFIASAFCFVSWNYGLRTIGVVKSSFYLYLSPIITIVFASLVLGETFTVMDAIGTACTLAGLLISEYRRR; translated from the coding sequence ATGGATAAAACTATCGTTGTGTTGCCGAAGGCCCGTATACTGGGCCATCTTGCGGTGATCAGTACCATGACCTTCTGGGCTGTTACCTTTGTTTCGACCAAGCTGCTCTTGGTTGCCTTTACACCTGCCCAAATCCTGATGGTCCGCTCCCTGCTTGGGTTGGTCCTTTTATTTCTCATTAATCCCAGAAGCGTGGGATACTCCTCACGTAAGGACCGGATACTGGTGGCAGCAGCTGGGACGATGGGTATCTTCCTGTACTACTATCTGGAGAATACTGCTCTGGTCTATACCAGTGCGAGTAATGTAGGGGTAATTGTTGCAACTGCACCGTTTTTTACCCTTATGGCTACGCATTTTTTCTTGAAGGAAGATTCCTTGAAGAAAAACTACTTTCTTGGGTTTGCAATTTCAATGGCAGGAATAATCTTGCTGACGGTCGGGGATGGGACCACTCTGGATATCAACCCTTTTGGGGATTTTCTTGCTTTGGTGGCAATTATGATGTGGGGACTTTATACCGTGCTCACACGTTTGGTCGCACGAAGGGGATACTCAAATCTTCTTGTTACGAGGGACATGTTTTTCTATGCACTCATCATTCAGGTGGTGGTGTTGCTTATTGAGGGGAAACCTTTTGATTTTCAAGCAATGGTGACTGCTCCCTATCTTTATCATCTGTTGTTTCTTGGATTTATTGCTTCTGCATTCTGTTTTGTGTCTTGGAATTATGGTCTACGTACCATTGGTGTGGTCAAGAGTTCCTTTTACCTCTATCTGAGCCCGATTATCACGATCGTGTTTGCTTCCTTGGTACTTGGGGAGACCTTCACGGTAATGGATGCAATTGGTACTGCATGTACCTTGGCCGGACTTTTGATAAGTGAATATCGAAGACGATAA
- a CDS encoding radical SAM protein, with protein sequence MDTQSKLDILSRDAQYDLSCACGTKNPDEHRKRNSKGSGWLYPTTTASGGPGIILKTLLGNRCTNDCKYCPLRTGQDFRPVALSPSEMASFFYDFQAKRPLLGLFLSSAVMGDAGGTMELLVSTAKILRNRYHYKGYIHLKVIPGSSKESIDEALKYASALSLNIETPGEQHFSKLTDAKNYMQDILEPLKYIASQTARGSQYQRVHTSSQFIVGASNELDKEILLYTSRMYKELHMGRLYFSAYQRGLGDPTLPGEQIAIPVQEQLELFEDLPMTPVQDQGLLTREHRLYQADWLLRKYGFDFEELSFEQEGNLSLHDDPKLAWAKANIDFYPLSIKRSPKEALLRVPGLGPTYVNRIIDRRRNTPISCLEDLRLPFSTLEKARPFITM encoded by the coding sequence ATGGATACACAAAGCAAATTGGATATCTTGAGTCGTGATGCCCAGTATGATCTTAGCTGTGCCTGTGGGACAAAGAATCCTGATGAACACCGTAAACGGAACAGCAAGGGTAGTGGATGGCTCTATCCTACCACAACCGCAAGTGGAGGGCCTGGCATTATTCTCAAGACATTGCTGGGAAATCGGTGTACCAACGACTGTAAGTATTGTCCACTCAGAACAGGGCAAGACTTTCGTCCTGTAGCACTCTCCCCTTCAGAGATGGCCTCCTTCTTTTATGATTTCCAGGCAAAACGGCCACTTCTTGGGTTGTTCCTCTCCAGTGCTGTTATGGGAGATGCAGGAGGGACTATGGAATTGCTAGTTTCCACTGCTAAAATCTTGAGAAACCGTTACCATTACAAGGGATATATACATTTGAAGGTAATCCCGGGATCGAGTAAGGAGAGTATTGATGAAGCTCTCAAGTACGCAAGTGCTCTTTCCTTGAATATCGAAACACCGGGGGAGCAACATTTTTCCAAGCTTACTGATGCCAAAAACTATATGCAGGATATTCTCGAGCCTCTCAAGTATATTGCCAGTCAGACAGCTCGAGGTAGTCAATATCAACGGGTACATACCTCCAGTCAGTTCATAGTTGGCGCCAGCAATGAGCTGGATAAGGAAATCTTGTTGTACACAAGTCGTATGTACAAGGAACTACATATGGGGAGGCTCTACTTCAGTGCCTACCAACGTGGGTTGGGAGACCCAACGCTTCCAGGTGAGCAAATTGCCATACCAGTCCAAGAGCAGCTGGAACTGTTCGAGGATCTTCCCATGACTCCTGTACAGGATCAAGGGCTGCTGACAAGGGAACACCGACTCTACCAAGCCGATTGGCTCTTACGGAAATATGGGTTTGATTTTGAGGAGTTGTCCTTCGAACAGGAAGGCAATCTCAGCCTACATGATGACCCTAAGCTTGCTTGGGCAAAAGCCAACATTGATTTTTATCCACTCTCTATCAAGCGCTCCCCAAAGGAAGCTTTACTCCGGGTTCCAGGTCTTGGACCTACCTATGTGAATCGAATCATCGATAGACGGCGTAATACTCCTATATCATGCCTCGAGGATCTGCGTCTTCCTTTCTCAACCTTGGAAAAAGC